From the genome of Fundulus heteroclitus isolate FHET01 chromosome 9, MU-UCD_Fhet_4.1, whole genome shotgun sequence, one region includes:
- the LOC105938944 gene encoding cytochrome b-c1 complex subunit 10-like, protein MVQKILNKFVGAKYVSILRTWVPNLVTWGTVGGVALIHFTDWRLILDYVPYVNGKFKKDE, encoded by the exons ATGGTCCAGAAAATACTGAATAAATTCGTTGGCGCGAAGTATGTCTCTATTCTGAGGACGTG GGTACCAAATTTGGTTACTTGGGGAACAGTTGGCGGCGTGGCGCTCATTCACTTCACCGACTGGCGGTTAATTCTAGACTATGTGCCATACGTTAATGGGAAGTTCAAGAAGGACGAATAG
- the mbd3b gene encoding methyl-CpG-binding domain protein 3b isoform X3 translates to MDKNDRGEEQDEEQRQDRGEAGRLYSLCPSGKKFRSKPQLARYLGNQMDLSSFDFRTGKMLMSKLNKSRQRLRYENNNQNKGKPDLNTSLPVRQTASIFKQPVTKVTNHPNNKVKTDPQKAVDQPRQLFWEKKLSGLNAYDIAEELVKTMELPKGLQGVGPGCTDKTLLSAIASALHTSAAPITGQLSAAVEKNPGVWLNTAQPLCKAFIVTDEDIRKQEELVYSVRKRLEEALMADMLAHVEEAGGEGEPLKEDGNGSEDMETV, encoded by the exons ATGGATAAAAACGA CAGAGGAGAAGAGCAAGATGAGGAGCAGAGGCAAGACAGGGGGGAGGCGGGTCGGTTGTATAGTCTGTG TCCATCTGGGAAGAAGTTCAGGAGCAAGCCTCAGCTGGCCCGTTATCTCGGCAACCAGATGGACCTCAGCTCCTTCGACTTTCGCACGGGCAAGATGCTGATGAGCAAGCTGAACAAGAGCCGCCAGCGACTGCGATACGAAAACAACAACCAGAACAAG GGCAAACCTGACTTAAACACGTCGCTGCCGGTCAGACAGACGGCCTCCATCTTCAAGCAGCCCGTCACAAAGGTTACCAATCATCCCAACAACAAAGTGAAGACGGATCCCCAGAAAGCCGTTGATCAGCCCCGGCAG CTCTTTTGGGAGAAGAAACTGAGCGGCCTCAATGCGTACGACATCGCGGAGGAGCTGGTGAAGACCATGGAGCTGCCTAAAGGCCTACAGG GTGTCGGCCCGGGCTGCacggacaagactctgctgtcggCCATAGCGAGCGCCCTGCACACCAGCGCCGCGCCGATCACGGGCCAGCTGTCTGCGGCGGTGGAGAAGAACCCGGGAGTGTGGCTGAACACCGCCCAGCCGCTGTGCAAGGCCTTCATAGTCACAGACGAGGACATCCG GAAACAGGAGGAGCTGGTCTACAGCGTCAGGAAGAGGCTGGAGGAGGCGCTCATGGCCGACATGCTGGCCCACGTCGAGGAGGCCGGCGGCGAGGGAGAGCCCCTGAAGGAGGACGGCAACGGCAGCGAAGACATGGAGACCGTATAG
- the mbd3b gene encoding methyl-CpG-binding domain protein 3b isoform X5 yields MDKNDPSGKKFRSKPQLARYLGNQMDLSSFDFRTGKMLMSKLNKSRQRLRYENNNQNKGKPDLNTSLPVRQTASIFKQPVTKVTNHPNNKVKTDPQKAVDQPRQLFWEKKLSGLNAYDIAEELVKTMELPKGLQGVGPGCTDKTLLSAIASALHTSAAPITGQLSAAVEKNPGVWLNTAQPLCKAFIVTDEDIRKQEELVYSVRKRLEEALMADMLAHVEEAGGEGEPLKEDGNGSEDMETV; encoded by the exons ATGGATAAAAACGA TCCATCTGGGAAGAAGTTCAGGAGCAAGCCTCAGCTGGCCCGTTATCTCGGCAACCAGATGGACCTCAGCTCCTTCGACTTTCGCACGGGCAAGATGCTGATGAGCAAGCTGAACAAGAGCCGCCAGCGACTGCGATACGAAAACAACAACCAGAACAAG GGCAAACCTGACTTAAACACGTCGCTGCCGGTCAGACAGACGGCCTCCATCTTCAAGCAGCCCGTCACAAAGGTTACCAATCATCCCAACAACAAAGTGAAGACGGATCCCCAGAAAGCCGTTGATCAGCCCCGGCAG CTCTTTTGGGAGAAGAAACTGAGCGGCCTCAATGCGTACGACATCGCGGAGGAGCTGGTGAAGACCATGGAGCTGCCTAAAGGCCTACAGG GTGTCGGCCCGGGCTGCacggacaagactctgctgtcggCCATAGCGAGCGCCCTGCACACCAGCGCCGCGCCGATCACGGGCCAGCTGTCTGCGGCGGTGGAGAAGAACCCGGGAGTGTGGCTGAACACCGCCCAGCCGCTGTGCAAGGCCTTCATAGTCACAGACGAGGACATCCG GAAACAGGAGGAGCTGGTCTACAGCGTCAGGAAGAGGCTGGAGGAGGCGCTCATGGCCGACATGCTGGCCCACGTCGAGGAGGCCGGCGGCGAGGGAGAGCCCCTGAAGGAGGACGGCAACGGCAGCGAAGACATGGAGACCGTATAG
- the mbd3b gene encoding methyl-CpG-binding domain protein 3b isoform X1: MEMEKKRWDCSALPKGWKMEEVTRKSGLSAGKSDVYYFSRGEEQDEEQRQDRGEAGRLYSLCPSGKKFRSKPQLARYLGNQMDLSSFDFRTGKMLMSKLNKSRQRLRYENNNQNKGKPDLNTSLPVRQTASIFKQPVTKVTNHPNNKVKTDPQKAVDQPRQLFWEKKLSGLNAYDIAEELVKTMELPKGLQGVGPGCTDKTLLSAIASALHTSAAPITGQLSAAVEKNPGVWLNTAQPLCKAFIVTDEDIRKQEELVYSVRKRLEEALMADMLAHVEEAGGEGEPLKEDGNGSEDMETV, from the exons ATGGAAATGGAGAAGAAAAGGTGGGATTGCTCTGCTCTCCCCAAAGGCTGGAAAATGGAAGAAGTGACCAGAAAGTCGGGTTTGTCGGCAGGAAAAAGCGATGTCTATTATTTTAG CAGAGGAGAAGAGCAAGATGAGGAGCAGAGGCAAGACAGGGGGGAGGCGGGTCGGTTGTATAGTCTGTG TCCATCTGGGAAGAAGTTCAGGAGCAAGCCTCAGCTGGCCCGTTATCTCGGCAACCAGATGGACCTCAGCTCCTTCGACTTTCGCACGGGCAAGATGCTGATGAGCAAGCTGAACAAGAGCCGCCAGCGACTGCGATACGAAAACAACAACCAGAACAAG GGCAAACCTGACTTAAACACGTCGCTGCCGGTCAGACAGACGGCCTCCATCTTCAAGCAGCCCGTCACAAAGGTTACCAATCATCCCAACAACAAAGTGAAGACGGATCCCCAGAAAGCCGTTGATCAGCCCCGGCAG CTCTTTTGGGAGAAGAAACTGAGCGGCCTCAATGCGTACGACATCGCGGAGGAGCTGGTGAAGACCATGGAGCTGCCTAAAGGCCTACAGG GTGTCGGCCCGGGCTGCacggacaagactctgctgtcggCCATAGCGAGCGCCCTGCACACCAGCGCCGCGCCGATCACGGGCCAGCTGTCTGCGGCGGTGGAGAAGAACCCGGGAGTGTGGCTGAACACCGCCCAGCCGCTGTGCAAGGCCTTCATAGTCACAGACGAGGACATCCG GAAACAGGAGGAGCTGGTCTACAGCGTCAGGAAGAGGCTGGAGGAGGCGCTCATGGCCGACATGCTGGCCCACGTCGAGGAGGCCGGCGGCGAGGGAGAGCCCCTGAAGGAGGACGGCAACGGCAGCGAAGACATGGAGACCGTATAG
- the mbd3b gene encoding methyl-CpG-binding domain protein 3b isoform X2 produces the protein MEMEKKRWDCSALPKGWKMEEVTRKSGLSAGKSDVYYFSPSGKKFRSKPQLARYLGNQMDLSSFDFRTGKMLMSKLNKSRQRLRYENNNQNKGKPDLNTSLPVRQTASIFKQPVTKVTNHPNNKVKTDPQKAVDQPRQLFWEKKLSGLNAYDIAEELVKTMELPKGLQGVGPGCTDKTLLSAIASALHTSAAPITGQLSAAVEKNPGVWLNTAQPLCKAFIVTDEDIRKQEELVYSVRKRLEEALMADMLAHVEEAGGEGEPLKEDGNGSEDMETV, from the exons ATGGAAATGGAGAAGAAAAGGTGGGATTGCTCTGCTCTCCCCAAAGGCTGGAAAATGGAAGAAGTGACCAGAAAGTCGGGTTTGTCGGCAGGAAAAAGCGATGTCTATTATTTTAG TCCATCTGGGAAGAAGTTCAGGAGCAAGCCTCAGCTGGCCCGTTATCTCGGCAACCAGATGGACCTCAGCTCCTTCGACTTTCGCACGGGCAAGATGCTGATGAGCAAGCTGAACAAGAGCCGCCAGCGACTGCGATACGAAAACAACAACCAGAACAAG GGCAAACCTGACTTAAACACGTCGCTGCCGGTCAGACAGACGGCCTCCATCTTCAAGCAGCCCGTCACAAAGGTTACCAATCATCCCAACAACAAAGTGAAGACGGATCCCCAGAAAGCCGTTGATCAGCCCCGGCAG CTCTTTTGGGAGAAGAAACTGAGCGGCCTCAATGCGTACGACATCGCGGAGGAGCTGGTGAAGACCATGGAGCTGCCTAAAGGCCTACAGG GTGTCGGCCCGGGCTGCacggacaagactctgctgtcggCCATAGCGAGCGCCCTGCACACCAGCGCCGCGCCGATCACGGGCCAGCTGTCTGCGGCGGTGGAGAAGAACCCGGGAGTGTGGCTGAACACCGCCCAGCCGCTGTGCAAGGCCTTCATAGTCACAGACGAGGACATCCG GAAACAGGAGGAGCTGGTCTACAGCGTCAGGAAGAGGCTGGAGGAGGCGCTCATGGCCGACATGCTGGCCCACGTCGAGGAGGCCGGCGGCGAGGGAGAGCCCCTGAAGGAGGACGGCAACGGCAGCGAAGACATGGAGACCGTATAG
- the mbd3b gene encoding methyl-CpG-binding domain protein 3b isoform X4 — MEMEKKSPSGKKFRSKPQLARYLGNQMDLSSFDFRTGKMLMSKLNKSRQRLRYENNNQNKGKPDLNTSLPVRQTASIFKQPVTKVTNHPNNKVKTDPQKAVDQPRQLFWEKKLSGLNAYDIAEELVKTMELPKGLQGVGPGCTDKTLLSAIASALHTSAAPITGQLSAAVEKNPGVWLNTAQPLCKAFIVTDEDIRKQEELVYSVRKRLEEALMADMLAHVEEAGGEGEPLKEDGNGSEDMETV; from the exons ATGGAAATGGAGAAGAAAAG TCCATCTGGGAAGAAGTTCAGGAGCAAGCCTCAGCTGGCCCGTTATCTCGGCAACCAGATGGACCTCAGCTCCTTCGACTTTCGCACGGGCAAGATGCTGATGAGCAAGCTGAACAAGAGCCGCCAGCGACTGCGATACGAAAACAACAACCAGAACAAG GGCAAACCTGACTTAAACACGTCGCTGCCGGTCAGACAGACGGCCTCCATCTTCAAGCAGCCCGTCACAAAGGTTACCAATCATCCCAACAACAAAGTGAAGACGGATCCCCAGAAAGCCGTTGATCAGCCCCGGCAG CTCTTTTGGGAGAAGAAACTGAGCGGCCTCAATGCGTACGACATCGCGGAGGAGCTGGTGAAGACCATGGAGCTGCCTAAAGGCCTACAGG GTGTCGGCCCGGGCTGCacggacaagactctgctgtcggCCATAGCGAGCGCCCTGCACACCAGCGCCGCGCCGATCACGGGCCAGCTGTCTGCGGCGGTGGAGAAGAACCCGGGAGTGTGGCTGAACACCGCCCAGCCGCTGTGCAAGGCCTTCATAGTCACAGACGAGGACATCCG GAAACAGGAGGAGCTGGTCTACAGCGTCAGGAAGAGGCTGGAGGAGGCGCTCATGGCCGACATGCTGGCCCACGTCGAGGAGGCCGGCGGCGAGGGAGAGCCCCTGAAGGAGGACGGCAACGGCAGCGAAGACATGGAGACCGTATAG